The Mesorhizobium sp. NBSH29 genome has a segment encoding these proteins:
- the aroB gene encoding 3-dehydroquinate synthase: MTSADPIRVEVGLGTRAYDILIGPGLITRAGTEIATRLPGVRAAVISDDHVAPLHLESLISGLSSGGIEAASIVLPPGEKTKSFEHLQQVVDGILAARLERGDVVIALGGGVIGDLAGFAAGIVRRGMNFVQMPTSLLAQVDSSVGGKTGINSARGKNLVGVFLQPRLVLADTDTLDTLSKREFCAGYAEVAKYGLIDRPDFFAWLEANWQEIFYGGPARAEAIAQSCRAKAEVVARDEFETGDRALLNLGHTFGHALEAATAYDSARLVHGEGVAIGMALAHRFSARLNLASPDDAHRVEAHLRAVGLPTRPGDIPGELPGAEVLLDYIAQDKKVTRGALTFILTRGIGQSFIAKDVPASAVLSFLGEAIEG; encoded by the coding sequence GTGACATCTGCCGATCCTATCCGCGTTGAGGTCGGGCTGGGCACGCGCGCCTACGATATCCTGATAGGTCCGGGGCTTATCACGCGCGCCGGCACTGAGATTGCAACGCGGCTGCCCGGCGTGCGGGCTGCTGTCATCAGCGACGACCATGTGGCGCCGCTGCATCTGGAGAGCCTTATTTCTGGGCTTTCCAGCGGCGGTATAGAGGCTGCCAGCATCGTTTTGCCGCCCGGAGAAAAGACCAAAAGTTTCGAGCATCTGCAGCAGGTCGTCGACGGCATTTTGGCGGCGCGGCTGGAGCGCGGCGATGTGGTGATCGCGCTTGGCGGCGGGGTTATCGGCGATCTGGCAGGCTTCGCCGCTGGCATCGTGCGGCGCGGCATGAATTTTGTCCAGATGCCGACTTCGCTTCTGGCGCAGGTGGATTCTTCGGTTGGCGGCAAAACCGGCATCAACAGTGCCCGCGGCAAGAACCTCGTCGGTGTGTTTCTCCAGCCCCGGCTTGTGCTGGCTGATACGGATACTCTCGACACGCTTTCAAAACGTGAGTTCTGCGCTGGCTATGCCGAGGTCGCAAAATACGGGCTTATCGACCGGCCGGATTTCTTTGCCTGGCTGGAGGCCAACTGGCAGGAGATTTTTTATGGTGGGCCGGCAAGGGCCGAGGCCATCGCGCAGTCGTGCCGGGCCAAGGCCGAGGTTGTAGCACGCGACGAGTTCGAGACTGGTGACCGCGCCTTGTTGAACCTTGGCCATACGTTCGGTCATGCACTGGAGGCGGCAACCGCCTATGACAGCGCCCGGCTGGTGCATGGCGAGGGTGTTGCGATCGGGATGGCGCTGGCGCACCGGTTTTCAGCACGGCTCAATCTGGCGAGCCCCGATGATGCGCACCGTGTAGAGGCGCATCTGCGCGCTGTCGGTTTGCCGACACGGCCTGGCGATATCCCAGGCGAGTTGCCCGGCGCCGAGGTGCTGCTTGATTATATTGCTCAGGACAAGAAAGTGACGCGCGGGGCGCTCACCTTCATCCTGACGCGGGGAATTGGCCAGTCCTTCATCGCAAAGGACGTGCCGGCTTCTGCGGTTCTGTCCTTCCTCGGCGAGGCTATTGAGGGATGA
- a CDS encoding type II toxin-antitoxin system VapC family toxin, protein MIVLDTHVLIWWVGDRDRIPSKTAALMDRELKNQGVAVSSISAWEIGMLVAKGRLKLAQEVHKWIGSVATIPGLRFIPVDNRVAINSVNLPGEVHGDPADRIIVALARDLGCSLVTADEKLHRYSAIETIW, encoded by the coding sequence ATGATCGTTCTGGACACCCATGTCCTCATCTGGTGGGTTGGAGACAGAGATCGCATACCCTCAAAAACAGCGGCTCTCATGGACCGGGAACTTAAGAATCAAGGCGTTGCCGTCTCTTCTATTTCCGCTTGGGAAATCGGAATGCTGGTAGCAAAGGGACGGCTGAAACTGGCACAAGAGGTCCACAAATGGATCGGGTCCGTCGCGACGATCCCCGGTCTTCGCTTCATACCCGTCGATAACCGGGTAGCCATCAACAGCGTCAACCTTCCTGGTGAAGTGCACGGCGACCCCGCCGACCGCATCATCGTCGCTTTGGCTCGTGACCTCGGCTGCAGTCTGGTTACGGCGGATGAGAAGTTGCATCGCTATTCCGCCATAGAGACCATCTGGTAG
- the cobT gene encoding cobaltochelatase subunit CobT — MAGPGDNQRAKSKTGTEADSFKRALSVCVRAIAGDNELEVGFAKDRPALAGNKARLPELPKKPTRTDIAVTRGLGDSMALKRACHDNRIHSKLAPEGKQARAIYDAIEQARVEAIGSRAMTGVGDNIGMMLEDKYAKANLADVREQADAPLEEALAMMVREKLTGRAVPKSGERMVDLWRDWVQQKAGVELEGLSDKLDDQNAFARVVRDMLVSMEMAEEIGDDQETEDTEDQDDDQPQGEEQSEDGGEDDSGGEDSQAEDAEASDDDEQAGETDAAQSTADDMADDDDPDAETPGEAKRQDNPFANLSRDIDYRIFTPAFDETVGAEELCDEEELDRLRAFLDKQLSNLQGVVGRLANRLQRRLMAQQNRSWDFDLEEGYLDPARLVRVVIDPMQPLSFKQERDTKFRDTVVTLVLDNSGSMRGRPITVAATCADILARTLERCGVSVEILGFTTRAWKGGQAREKWLKDGKPANPGRLNDLRHIIYKSADAPWRRSRRNLGLMMREGLLKENIDGEALLWAHSRLMARPEQRKILMMISDGAPVDDSTLSVNPGNYLERHLRAVIDLIETRSPIELLAIGIGHDVTRYYRRAVTIVDAEELAGAMTEQLASLFGEVNVRESRRGSVRRAG, encoded by the coding sequence ATGGCCGGGCCGGGCGACAATCAGCGGGCAAAGTCAAAAACGGGTACTGAAGCTGACAGCTTCAAGCGCGCTTTGTCGGTCTGCGTGCGCGCCATCGCCGGCGACAATGAGCTGGAAGTTGGCTTTGCCAAGGACCGCCCGGCGCTGGCTGGCAACAAGGCACGCCTGCCTGAGTTGCCGAAGAAGCCAACCCGAACCGACATTGCGGTGACGCGCGGGCTGGGCGATTCCATGGCGCTGAAGCGCGCCTGCCACGATAACCGCATCCATTCCAAGCTGGCGCCCGAAGGCAAGCAGGCGCGCGCCATCTATGACGCGATTGAGCAGGCTCGAGTCGAGGCGATCGGCAGCCGCGCGATGACCGGCGTGGGCGACAATATTGGCATGATGCTCGAAGACAAATACGCCAAGGCCAACCTTGCCGATGTACGCGAGCAGGCCGACGCGCCGCTTGAGGAAGCGCTGGCGATGATGGTGCGCGAAAAGCTCACCGGCAGAGCCGTTCCCAAAAGCGGAGAGCGGATGGTCGACCTCTGGCGCGACTGGGTGCAGCAGAAGGCTGGCGTCGAGCTTGAGGGACTGAGCGACAAGCTGGACGACCAGAACGCGTTTGCCCGCGTCGTGCGCGATATGCTGGTATCCATGGAAATGGCCGAGGAGATCGGCGATGATCAGGAGACCGAAGACACCGAAGATCAGGACGATGACCAGCCGCAAGGCGAGGAACAAAGCGAGGACGGCGGCGAAGACGATTCAGGCGGCGAGGATTCGCAGGCCGAAGATGCAGAGGCTTCGGATGATGACGAGCAGGCCGGCGAAACCGATGCCGCCCAATCCACCGCCGACGATATGGCTGATGATGATGATCCGGACGCCGAGACGCCGGGCGAGGCCAAACGCCAGGACAATCCGTTCGCAAACCTGTCGCGCGACATTGATTACCGCATTTTTACGCCCGCCTTTGACGAGACCGTCGGGGCCGAGGAACTGTGCGACGAAGAGGAACTGGACCGCCTGCGCGCCTTCCTCGACAAGCAGCTCTCCAACCTGCAAGGCGTCGTGGGGCGGCTTGCCAACCGGCTGCAGCGCCGCTTGATGGCGCAGCAGAACCGATCGTGGGATTTTGATCTGGAAGAGGGTTATCTCGATCCGGCGCGTCTTGTGCGTGTGGTTATCGACCCGATGCAGCCGCTCTCCTTCAAACAGGAGCGCGACACCAAATTCCGCGATACGGTCGTTACCCTGGTGCTCGACAATTCGGGCTCCATGCGCGGGCGCCCTATTACAGTGGCGGCAACATGCGCTGACATTCTGGCGCGCACGCTGGAGCGCTGTGGCGTCTCGGTCGAAATTCTCGGCTTCACGACCCGCGCCTGGAAGGGTGGACAGGCGCGCGAGAAATGGCTGAAGGACGGCAAGCCCGCCAATCCGGGCCGGCTCAACGATCTGCGCCATATCATCTATAAATCGGCCGATGCGCCGTGGAGGCGCTCGCGGCGCAATCTTGGGCTGATGATGCGCGAGGGGCTGCTCAAGGAAAACATTGATGGCGAGGCGCTGTTATGGGCGCACAGCCGGCTGATGGCGCGGCCCGAACAGCGCAAGATCCTGATGATGATCTCGGACGGCGCGCCGGTTGATGATTCCACCCTCTCGGTCAATCCCGGCAACTATCTTGAGCGCCATCTGCGCGCGGTGATCGATCTCATCGAAACCCGTTCGCCAATCGAACTTCTCGCCATTGGCATCGGCCATGACGTGACGCGTTACTATCGCCGAGCTGTCACAATCGTCGACGCCGAAGAACTGGCTGGCGCCATGACCGAACAACTCGCCTCGCTGTTTGGCGAGGTCAATGTGCGTGAGAGCCGTCGTGGCAGTGTTCGGCGCGCCGGATGA
- a CDS encoding shikimate kinase, which produces MTVLNILPAERSAEVLRHLGQRSIVFVGLMGAGKTAIGRKVAQALSLPFLDSDDEVEMAARLSVPELFELYGEAEFRALEQRVIHRILETPRQVLSTGGGAFMNAQTREIIEAHGVSVWLMAELDVLMERVAKKQNRPLLKTPDPRGVMAKLMEDRHPVYAKADVTVPTREERKEVIATEVIEALAQKLPGMQAVKEVSS; this is translated from the coding sequence ATGACAGTTTTGAACATCCTGCCCGCCGAACGTTCCGCCGAAGTGTTGCGCCATCTTGGTCAACGCTCGATTGTCTTTGTCGGACTGATGGGAGCGGGCAAGACTGCAATCGGCCGCAAGGTGGCGCAAGCACTTAGCTTGCCCTTTCTCGACAGCGACGACGAGGTGGAGATGGCCGCGCGCCTGTCAGTGCCGGAGCTATTTGAACTTTATGGCGAGGCCGAGTTTCGCGCTCTGGAGCAGCGCGTCATCCACCGCATCCTCGAGACGCCGCGTCAGGTCCTCTCGACCGGAGGCGGCGCATTCATGAATGCGCAAACGCGCGAAATCATAGAAGCGCATGGCGTTTCGGTCTGGTTGATGGCCGAACTCGATGTTCTGATGGAGCGGGTCGCCAAGAAGCAGAATCGCCCGCTTCTCAAAACACCTGATCCGCGCGGGGTGATGGCGAAGCTGATGGAAGATCGGCATCCGGTCTATGCCAAGGCCGATGTGACAGTGCCGACCCGCGAAGAGCGCAAGGAGGTCATCGCCACCGAGGTGATTGAGGCGCTGGCGCAAAAACTACCTGGTATGCAAGCAGTGAAGGAGGTGTCATCGTGA
- a CDS encoding spermidine synthase: protein MIPWVELDSATTPDGTNRLRLKQRGHEFSIMLGNNELMNSRLSGSEEALAQLTCADLSQSPKILIGGLGMGFTLRAALAKLGADADVVVAELLPEVLDWARGPMAEVFDGCLDDPRVRVEIADVATLINSDESSWDAILLDVDNGPEGLTVDANDRLYNGGGLSRARAALKPGGVLAVWSQGPDASFTRRLRQAGLTVEEHKVRANGKRGARHVIWTARKAL from the coding sequence TTGATCCCCTGGGTCGAGCTCGACAGCGCCACCACGCCCGACGGCACAAACAGGCTGCGGCTGAAACAGCGCGGCCATGAATTCTCGATCATGCTGGGCAACAATGAGCTGATGAACAGCCGTCTCAGCGGCTCGGAAGAAGCGCTCGCCCAGCTCACCTGTGCCGACCTTAGCCAAAGCCCGAAAATTCTTATCGGCGGGCTCGGTATGGGTTTTACCCTGCGCGCCGCGCTGGCCAAACTGGGCGCGGATGCCGACGTGGTTGTCGCCGAGCTGCTGCCCGAAGTGTTGGACTGGGCGCGCGGGCCGATGGCCGAAGTTTTTGACGGCTGCCTCGATGACCCGCGGGTGCGCGTCGAAATCGCCGATGTTGCCACGCTTATTAATTCAGACGAGAGCAGTTGGGATGCCATTCTGCTCGATGTCGACAACGGTCCCGAAGGGCTGACGGTCGACGCGAATGACCGGCTCTACAATGGCGGCGGTCTCAGCCGCGCTCGTGCCGCGCTGAAGCCGGGTGGTGTGCTGGCAGTATGGTCGCAGGGCCCTGATGCAAGTTTCACGCGGCGGCTGCGCCAGGCCGGCCTTACCGTAGAGGAACACAAGGTCCGCGCCAACGGCAAACGCGGCGCCCGCCATGTGATCTGGACAGCCCGCAAGGCACTGTAA
- the rpmB gene encoding 50S ribosomal protein L28: protein MSRECELTGKAVLTGNNVSHANNKTRRRFLPNLVKVTLISEALNQNVRLRISANALRSVEHRGGLDAFLTKAKPVELSQKARLIKKQLAKKLAEQSAVAEQPAA, encoded by the coding sequence ATGTCGCGCGAATGTGAATTGACCGGCAAGGCCGTTTTGACCGGCAACAATGTAAGCCACGCCAACAATAAGACCCGTCGCCGGTTCCTGCCGAATCTGGTGAAGGTGACGCTGATCTCGGAAGCGCTGAACCAGAATGTGCGCCTGCGCATCTCCGCCAACGCACTGCGTTCGGTCGAGCATCGCGGTGGCCTCGACGCCTTTTTGACCAAGGCAAAGCCTGTCGAGCTTTCGCAGAAGGCACGCCTGATCAAGAAGCAGCTTGCCAAGAAGCTGGCAGAGCAGTCGGCCGTGGCCGAACAGCCAGCCGCCTGA
- a CDS encoding J domain-containing protein, whose amino-acid sequence MTTYSKYFEKIRVRPDRKAEAAAPRAPACQWDGCAEPGTHRAPVGRMREGEYFKFCFKHVREYNKGFNYFSGVPDSEVARFQKEAMTGHRPTWTVNGAATARTSSPDFAQQRSGRAGYHNRLRDPHNIFNEKAPARERKAKPLEAKALETLGLTTKATGEDIKARYKELVKRHHPDANGGDRGSEDRFRDVLQAYRVLKTAGLC is encoded by the coding sequence ATGACCACCTATTCGAAATATTTCGAAAAGATTCGCGTGCGGCCGGACCGGAAGGCGGAAGCCGCCGCCCCGCGTGCGCCTGCGTGCCAGTGGGACGGCTGCGCTGAACCCGGCACCCATCGTGCGCCTGTCGGGCGCATGCGCGAGGGGGAGTATTTCAAGTTCTGCTTCAAGCATGTGCGCGAGTACAATAAGGGCTTCAATTATTTCTCCGGCGTGCCCGACAGTGAGGTTGCGCGGTTCCAGAAGGAAGCCATGACCGGTCATCGACCGACGTGGACGGTGAACGGGGCTGCTACCGCGCGCACATCGTCGCCGGATTTCGCCCAGCAGCGCTCGGGGCGTGCCGGCTACCACAACCGGCTGCGCGATCCGCACAACATCTTCAACGAGAAAGCGCCGGCGCGCGAGCGTAAGGCCAAGCCGCTTGAGGCCAAGGCGCTGGAAACGCTTGGCCTTACCACAAAGGCGACTGGCGAAGACATCAAGGCGCGCTATAAGGAACTGGTAAAGCGCCACCATCCCGATGCGAATGGTGGCGACAGGGGTTCGGAAGATCGGTTCCGCGATGTGCTTCAGGCCTATCGCGTGCTCAAAACAGCTGGTTTGTGTTGA
- the cobS gene encoding cobaltochelatase subunit CobS, producing the protein MNKVDRDIANLPDTTASVKEKFGFESSMVIPAYSQTSEHVPDLDPDYLFDEQTTLAILSGFAFNRRVMVSGYHGTGKSTHIEQVAARLNWPMVRVNLDSHVSRIDLVGKDAIVVKEGMQVTEFRDGILPWAYQHNVALCFDEYDAGRPDVMFVIQRVLESSGRLTLLDQSRVIRPHPAFRLFATANTVGLGDTTGLYHGTQQINQAQMDRWSIVTTLNYLPHDNEVAIVLAKAKHYNNEQGRGIVNKMVRVADMTRSAFINGDLSTVMSPRTVITWAENAEIFGNVGMAFRLTFLNKCDELERSVVAEFYQRAFGEELPESAANVVLG; encoded by the coding sequence ATGAACAAAGTCGACCGCGATATCGCCAATTTGCCAGACACCACAGCGTCGGTGAAAGAAAAATTCGGTTTTGAATCAAGCATGGTCATTCCGGCCTATTCGCAGACCAGCGAACATGTGCCCGATCTCGATCCCGACTATCTGTTTGACGAGCAGACGACACTTGCCATTCTTTCAGGCTTTGCCTTCAACCGCCGCGTGATGGTCTCGGGCTATCACGGCACTGGCAAGTCGACCCATATCGAGCAGGTTGCCGCCCGCCTTAACTGGCCGATGGTGCGCGTCAATCTGGATAGCCATGTCAGCCGCATCGACCTCGTTGGCAAGGACGCCATCGTGGTGAAGGAGGGCATGCAGGTTACCGAGTTCCGTGACGGCATTCTGCCCTGGGCCTATCAGCACAATGTGGCGCTGTGCTTCGATGAGTATGATGCCGGGCGTCCGGATGTCATGTTCGTCATCCAGCGCGTGTTGGAATCGTCTGGCCGGCTGACGCTGCTCGACCAGTCGCGCGTCATCCGCCCGCATCCGGCCTTCCGCCTGTTCGCCACCGCCAACACGGTCGGGCTTGGCGATACGACCGGGCTCTATCACGGCACGCAGCAGATCAACCAGGCGCAGATGGACCGCTGGTCGATCGTCACCACGCTGAACTATCTGCCGCATGATAATGAGGTCGCCATCGTACTGGCCAAGGCCAAGCACTACAACAACGAGCAGGGCCGCGGCATCGTCAACAAGATGGTGCGGGTGGCCGACATGACGCGCTCGGCCTTTATCAACGGCGATCTGTCCACGGTAATGAGCCCGCGCACGGTTATTACTTGGGCCGAAAACGCTGAAATCTTCGGCAATGTCGGTATGGCCTTCCGGCTGACATTCCTGAACAAATGCGACGAGCTGGAACGTTCGGTCGTGGCTGAATTCTACCAGCGCGCCTTCGGCGAGGAATTGCCCGAATCGGCAGCGAATGTTGTTCTGGGGTAA
- a CDS encoding BolA family protein yields the protein MSIQETIENRLKAQFSPERLEILNESHLHAGHLHEESGHDATYDGTGETHFRVRIVSAAFAGKSRIERHRAVNEALSHELNNGVHALAVEPAAPGEATRW from the coding sequence ATGTCCATACAGGAAACGATAGAAAACCGGCTGAAGGCGCAGTTTTCGCCCGAACGCCTGGAAATTTTGAATGAAAGCCACCTTCATGCGGGCCATCTTCACGAAGAATCAGGCCATGATGCGACCTATGACGGCACTGGCGAAACACACTTTCGCGTCCGCATCGTTTCCGCAGCTTTTGCCGGCAAAAGCCGCATCGAGCGTCACCGCGCGGTGAATGAAGCCTTGTCACACGAACTGAACAACGGCGTCCACGCGCTCGCGGTGGAACCGGCAGCACCGGGCGAAGCCACGCGCTGGTAG
- a CDS encoding histidine kinase — protein sequence MPTLFRLLSTIAFFAAVIYGSMYALATFVEPKKAEISVRVPLDKLGQP from the coding sequence ATGCCGACTTTATTCCGATTGCTGAGCACCATCGCCTTTTTTGCAGCCGTGATCTACGGCTCGATGTATGCGTTGGCGACCTTCGTTGAGCCCAAGAAGGCGGAGATTTCAGTACGCGTACCACTGGACAAGCTTGGCCAACCCTGA
- a CDS encoding HlyC/CorC family transporter has product MSDTGWIVIGLVIALCLIGAILRRQLLALFGFELSRIEPPRSSEDELRGAVDEFRRDKAAVRDDRARIGGLFDLAELEVSDVMVHRLAMRSLNADSPSETLVREMLQSPHTRMPLWTETLDNIVGVLHAKDLLRALNDVGNDFSQIDILKIASKPWFVPDTTTLQDQLTAFLRRKAHFAIVVDEYGEVEGLVTLEDILEEIVGEIADEHDLEVQGVKQEADGSVVVDGTVPIRDLNRALDWNLPDDEATTIAGLVIHETQSIPKERQAFTFHDKRFIVMKREKNRIARIRIKPVE; this is encoded by the coding sequence ATGAGCGACACCGGCTGGATCGTGATCGGGCTGGTTATCGCCCTCTGCCTCATCGGCGCCATTCTGCGTCGGCAGCTTCTGGCGCTGTTCGGGTTCGAACTTTCGCGGATCGAGCCGCCGCGCTCTTCTGAGGATGAATTGCGCGGTGCGGTCGACGAATTCCGGCGCGATAAGGCTGCGGTGCGCGATGATCGGGCCCGCATCGGCGGACTGTTTGATCTTGCCGAACTCGAAGTGTCGGACGTGATGGTTCACCGCTTGGCGATGCGATCGCTCAATGCCGACAGCCCGTCAGAAACGCTGGTGCGCGAGATGCTACAGAGCCCGCATACCCGGATGCCGCTGTGGACCGAAACGCTCGACAATATAGTCGGCGTCCTGCACGCCAAGGATCTGCTGCGAGCGCTGAACGATGTCGGCAATGATTTCTCGCAGATCGACATTCTAAAAATCGCGTCCAAGCCGTGGTTCGTTCCCGACACCACCACCCTGCAGGATCAGCTGACCGCATTTTTGCGGCGCAAGGCGCACTTTGCCATCGTCGTCGACGAATATGGCGAAGTCGAAGGGCTGGTGACGTTGGAGGATATTCTGGAGGAAATCGTCGGCGAGATCGCAGATGAGCATGATCTCGAAGTGCAGGGCGTCAAGCAGGAGGCAGACGGCTCGGTTGTGGTCGACGGCACGGTACCGATCCGCGACCTCAATCGCGCGCTCGACTGGAACCTGCCCGATGACGAGGCCACCACCATCGCCGGGCTGGTGATCCACGAAACCCAATCGATCCCCAAGGAACGCCAGGCTTTCACCTTCCACGACAAGCGCTTCATCGTGATGAAGCGCGAGAAGAACCGCATCGCGCGAATCAGGATCAAGCCGGTAGAGTGA
- a CDS encoding esterase-like activity of phytase family protein, giving the protein MKTRGLHGRGWFFALALVAFIGALMVANARDIGSVSLDPISISVRPISQFRIGRDDRNFGPLEFVGGLEMTASSRHFGAISSLRFLSPGAEFIGVADTGFWFFGTLTHDAEQRPSGVENFSMEQMVDETGKAFARKWEVDAESLAVRDGVATVGFERNHRVARFRIERGNMGPAIGAVDFVIPSKELRQNRGLETVAFAPSGRLVVVSEKSLDLNGNIYAAIADGPQRGVFTVKRNGEFDITDGAFLPGGDLILLERSFNMAEGVKMRLRRIVGSDIVKGAIADGTVLLEADMAYQIDNMEALDIWTRADGAVMVSLMSDDNHSILQRNLYLEFVLHE; this is encoded by the coding sequence ATGAAGACACGCGGGTTGCACGGACGCGGCTGGTTCTTTGCTCTGGCACTTGTCGCTTTCATTGGCGCCCTGATGGTGGCAAATGCGCGTGACATCGGTTCGGTATCTCTCGATCCGATCAGCATCAGCGTCCGTCCCATCTCGCAGTTCCGGATCGGGCGCGATGACAGAAATTTCGGTCCACTCGAATTTGTAGGCGGGCTGGAGATGACCGCATCTTCGCGCCATTTCGGCGCCATTTCCTCGCTGCGTTTTCTGAGCCCCGGTGCCGAGTTCATTGGCGTTGCCGATACCGGCTTCTGGTTTTTCGGCACGCTCACGCATGACGCAGAACAGCGCCCGTCGGGGGTCGAAAACTTTAGCATGGAGCAGATGGTCGACGAGACCGGAAAAGCTTTCGCGCGCAAATGGGAAGTCGACGCTGAATCGCTGGCTGTCCGCGATGGCGTGGCAACGGTTGGATTCGAGCGGAACCACCGGGTCGCGAGGTTCAGGATTGAGCGCGGGAATATGGGCCCGGCGATCGGCGCGGTGGATTTTGTAATCCCCTCTAAGGAGCTGCGGCAAAATCGCGGACTGGAAACCGTCGCCTTCGCTCCATCGGGCAGACTTGTCGTTGTCTCAGAAAAAAGCCTCGACCTGAATGGCAATATCTATGCCGCGATTGCAGACGGGCCGCAGAGGGGCGTGTTCACTGTCAAACGTAATGGCGAGTTCGATATCACCGATGGCGCGTTTTTACCCGGCGGTGATCTCATCTTGCTGGAGCGCTCCTTCAACATGGCCGAGGGCGTCAAGATGCGCCTGCGCCGGATTGTTGGAAGCGATATCGTCAAGGGTGCAATTGCCGACGGCACGGTTCTGCTGGAAGCCGACATGGCCTATCAAATCGACAATATGGAAGCGCTCGACATCTGGACCCGTGCCGATGGGGCAGTGATGGTATCGCTGATGTCCGACGACAATCATTCCATCCTGCAGCGCAATCTATATTTGGAATTCGTGCTGCACGAGTGA
- a CDS encoding type II toxin-antitoxin system Phd/YefM family antitoxin — translation MAIHVSKSEFKAKALELFRQIEATGESLIVTDHGTPKLEVRPYIDPELNPLEALKGSVLFYDDPLGPVGAEEWEALK, via the coding sequence GTGGCTATTCATGTTTCCAAGTCAGAGTTTAAGGCAAAGGCACTCGAACTGTTCCGCCAAATCGAGGCCACTGGTGAGTCTTTGATCGTGACCGATCACGGGACACCAAAGCTTGAAGTACGCCCCTATATCGACCCCGAACTCAACCCGCTTGAGGCGCTGAAAGGCTCGGTGCTATTCTACGACGATCCGCTTGGCCCTGTGGGTGCCGAAGAGTGGGAAGCCCTGAAATGA
- a CDS encoding queuosine precursor transporter, giving the protein MTRFSAYFPFVLAMALVVVASNVAVLFPVQGQVGQLSLADILTWGAFTYPISFLITDLANRRYGASVARRIVFIGFMAAIAASIIVPPLLFKYGFIAFETDAGRLMRIAMASGSAFLLGQMLDVTVFDWLRKKAWWQAPVMGSLVGSVVDTTIFFSVAFAASFALLGPQDGFALEHAPIFGVMDETAPRWVSWALGDLGMKLSIAVLALVPYRLIAARWTRPEVVA; this is encoded by the coding sequence ATGACGCGCTTTTCCGCATATTTTCCGTTTGTGCTCGCCATGGCGCTTGTCGTCGTGGCCTCAAATGTGGCGGTGCTTTTCCCGGTCCAGGGGCAAGTCGGACAGCTTTCGCTTGCCGATATCCTGACATGGGGTGCCTTTACCTATCCGATTTCATTCCTGATTACCGACTTGGCCAACCGTCGCTACGGCGCATCGGTGGCGCGCCGGATTGTCTTTATCGGCTTCATGGCAGCGATTGCCGCGTCCATCATCGTGCCGCCATTGCTTTTCAAGTATGGCTTCATCGCTTTTGAGACAGATGCCGGCCGGCTGATGCGCATCGCCATGGCCTCCGGGTCCGCGTTCCTGTTGGGACAGATGCTTGATGTCACCGTCTTCGACTGGCTGCGCAAGAAGGCCTGGTGGCAAGCCCCGGTAATGGGCTCACTGGTGGGCTCCGTAGTTGATACAACTATCTTCTTCTCCGTCGCCTTTGCTGCTTCCTTCGCCCTCCTGGGCCCACAGGACGGCTTTGCGCTGGAACACGCGCCGATCTTCGGCGTGATGGACGAGACCGCACCACGCTGGGTCTCGTGGGCGCTGGGCGACCTTGGCATGAAACTGTCGATCGCAGTCCTCGCACTGGTTCCCTACCGCCTAATCGCCGCCCGCTGGACGCGCCCGGAAGTTGTGGCTTGA